Proteins encoded in a region of the Tetrapisispora phaffii CBS 4417 chromosome 12, complete genome genome:
- the TPHA0L01680 gene encoding uncharacterized protein (similar to Saccharomyces cerevisiae GCR1 (YPL075W); ancestral locus Anc_8.543), with amino-acid sequence MVRYLDYINYLLEGRGHDACSNRGKGLLGAMNGLLQILVMNSFNIVQPVLNYRIIDLLIATDSQHIMQVTLGQSVITRSNVLGQCPVFLSVYLFLVYVKVLESKGITVDIDNFEFFTLFNELDDSIELETIANEFGNLKVRHEDIVIPITHYRDLKRVVPKELVGKLSPWLPFLKQKSLVLSTAISANAKNDTHFKLDRFSMLFETLGVVFIDGLIMLMNSQDSSNRYLAYFLQQLVPSLVENVVFKRARENDIYRRIKYRQSKSKNGAIENNVIKNNTDQRAIEYMQLESQVNLFSKHFKSLNEKLCIEVESVKKEVDSTKKKCETILSTQRELIQLIKEEATNSAASSNKQNNLYSLLEGIDIRNKSEQPLGGSESGNNSFQGNTILPSLGYQLSLTSRDKQSQDSETNYSGSAMSVAKTLSSIKCQSNKQFPVSENQPVLLPNLLPTGKYATPQTSEQLMPFSLSPKTFELNTPDTNTILLNSDFDYRPMVRNDSNTFNNTRTMSMTDTPKMKSADEQFIKLPPLGRHAKAYSPYSPSILSTSHNESNLR; translated from the coding sequence TGAAtagttttaatattgttcAACCTGTGTTGAACTATAGGATTATTGATTTGTTAATTGCTACAGATTCACAACACATTATGCAGGTCACGTTGGGGCAGAGCGTCATTACAAGATCAAACGTGCTTGGCCAATGTCCCGTTTTTTTGTCTgtctatttatttttagtttaTGTTAAAGTTTTGGAAAGTAAAGGCATTACAGTAGATATTGACAATTTTGAGTTTTTCACTCTATTCAATGAATTGGATGATTCCATAGAATTAGAGACAATTGCCAATGAATTTGGAAACTTAAAGGTTAGACATGAGGATATTGTAATTCCCATCACTCATTATAGAGATCTTAAAAGGGTTGTTCCAAAGGAGCTGGTGGGTAAACTTTCCCCATGGTTACCATTCTTGAAACAAAAATCGTTGGTACTCTCTACAGCAATATCTGCGAATGCGAAAAATGACACACATTTCAAGCTTGATCGTTTTTCGATGCTTTTTGAAACGTTGGGTGTTGTGTTCATCGATGGCCTCATTatgttaatgaattcaCAAGATTCATCAAATCGCTATTTGGCTTATTTTTTACAGCAGTTGGTCCCTAGTTTGGTTGAAAATGTAGTATTTAAAAGGGCAAGAGAAAACGATATTTATagaagaataaaatatagacaatcaaaatcaaaaaatggagcaattgaaaataatgttattaaGAATAATACAGATCAAAGAGCCATCGAATATATGCAATTGGAATCACAAgtaaatttatttagtAAACATTTCAAATCgttaaatgaaaaattgtgCATCGAAGTAGAATCAGTGAAAAAAGAGGTAGACTCtacaaagaagaaatgtGAAACTATATTATCAACCCAAAGGGAGTTGATACAGTTAATTAAGGAGGAAGCAACTAATAGTGCTGCAAGCtcaaataaacaaaacaatCTTTATTCGTTATTAGAAGGCATTGATATCAGAAATAAATCAGAGCAACCCTTAGGTGGCTCGGAGAGTGGAAATAATTCATTCCAAGGAAATACTATACTTCCATCCCTAGGTTACCAATTGTCGTTAACCTCCAGAGATAAACAAAGCCAAGATTCAGAAACGAATTATAGTGGCAGTGCTATGTCGGTCGCCAAAACATTATCTAGTATCAAATGTCAATCTAACAAACAATTTCCGGTATCAGAGAACCAACCTGTCCTTCTTCCAAATTTGCTCCCGACAGGGAAATACGCCACACCCCAAACATCTGAACAGTTGATGCCATTCTCACTATCACCCAAAACGTTTGAACTAAACACTCCAGATACAAATACAATCCTATTAAACTCAGATTTTGATTACAGACCAATGGTAAGAAACGATTCAaatacttttaataatacaCGAACTATGAGCATGACGGACACTCCCAAAATGAAATCTGCAGACgaacaatttattaaattaccACCTCTAGGAAGACATGCTAAGGCATATTCCCCATATTCACCCAGCATCTTATCAACAAGTCATAATGAATCTAATCTTAGATAA
- the UBP16 gene encoding putative ubiquitin-specific protease UBP16 (similar to Saccharomyces cerevisiae UBP16 (YPL072W); ancestral locus Anc_8.540): MWEFSRINSFIFSYYKNNQTKLILHTCTALVLSYILVPTFKSCLEYILINKKLDNNQESKREDKYTTGLINSSTYCFINSSLQALSSLPKFTIYLNETLKITYGFIQNNHLSSNIERSKISPLDDYGSLRQIIPLHIAVSEFLFDLQKIVTKPTSTSVRQLIKVLEVSVHLKFNNGQQDAHEITQILLETLKNENKVLDQTFKKSGESQMVVPEFPFLGCQTDSLICLTCNRTSNVREHEFIILTLHLPRIQSDTLLNTINKNQVEEITDYACLVCQINSILANEEYLKRNNNGKTINAEESRYIDTLRQLVPKICINEELPDDVIYYIKSYNKNGLNVCQKIRSKIIKKTVITKAPLALILHLSRSSYNGMISVRNSCNIAYDSKLELQSQSITDNICSDIVNNKYSLQAMVKHTGTHMEGHYQCYRKKPNLVKRISYEQNGNDIIKKYDIINRTPVIQLKLDVDNNMQQRTIGVLESKTKKLNSIKSKPYWKISDTDISEVTENQVINESKYVYMLYYDLAS; this comes from the coding sequence ATGTGGGAATTTAGTAgaataaattcatttatcTTTTCATACtacaaaaataatcaaacaaaattaattttacaCACATGTACTGCCCTTGTATTGAGTTATATATTAGTCCCAACATTCAAGTCGTGCTTAGAATATATTCttataaacaaaaaattggaCAACAATCAGGAATCAAAACGAGAGGATAAGTATACCACAGgattaattaattcaagtacatattgttttatcaaTTCTTCCTTACAAGCACTATCCTCACTGCCAAAATTtactatttatttaaatgaaacaTTAAAGATCACATATGGGTTTATACAGAACAACCATCTATCTTCCAATATTGAGAGAAGTAAGATCTCACCTTTAGACGATTATGGATCACTGAGACAAATTATTCCTTTGCACATAGCTGTCtctgaatttttattcgatttacaaaaaatagTAACTAAACCTACAAGTACATCTGTGAGACAATTGATTAAAGTGTTGGAGGTATCTGTACATCTCAAGTTCAATAATGGTCAGCAAGATGCCCACGAGATAACTCAAATTCTTTTAGAAACTTTGAAGAACGAAAATAAGGTATTAGATCAAACTTTCAAGAAAAGTGGTGAATCTCAGATGGTAGTGCCTGAATTTCCATTCCTTGGCTGCCAAACTGATTCGTTAATATGCCTAACCTGTAATAGAACATCAAATGTAAGAGAGCACGAATTCATCATTCTAACTCTCCATCTTCCTCGGATACAATCAGATACACTACTAAATACGATCAACAAGAACCAAGTTGAAGAGATCACTGATTATGCGTGTTTGGTTTgtcaaataaattcaattctAGCTAAtgaagaatatttaaagaggAACAACAACGGTAAAACAATAAATGCCGAAGAATCAAGATATATTGATACATTAAGACAACTGGTACCAAAAATTTGTATCAATGAAGAGTTACCAGACGATGTAATATACTACATTAAgtcatataataaaaatggttTAAATGTCTGTCAAAAAATTAGGTCAAAGATCATCAAGAAGACAGTAATTACAAAAGCACCCCTAGCTTTAATTCTTCACCTCTCAAGATCTTCTTACAATGGAATGATTTCTGTTAGAAATTCTTGCAACATTGCCTACGACAGCAAGCTAGAGCTTCAGAGCCAATCGATTACCGATAACATCTGCAGTGATATAGTTAATAATAAGTATAGTTTACAGGCAATGGTTAAACATACGGGCACACATATGGAAGGACACTACCAATGTTATAGAAAGAAACCCAATTTAGTAAAAAGAATTTCCTATGAACAAAATGGCAATGACATTATTAAGAAATACGATATCATAAACAGAACACCTGTAATACAATTGAAGTTAGATGTAGACAACAACATGCAACAGCGTACAATCGGAGTTCTTGAATCCAAAACCAAAAAGCTGAACTCCATAAAGAGTAAACCATATTGGAAAATATCAGATACTGACATTTCTGAAGTTACAGAGAACCAAGTTATCAACGAGTCCAAGTACGTCTACATGTTATACTACGATCTTGCTTCTTGA